A window of the Lolium perenne isolate Kyuss_39 chromosome 7, Kyuss_2.0, whole genome shotgun sequence genome harbors these coding sequences:
- the LOC127311226 gene encoding putative lipase YDR444W isoform X1 gives MAYALCSPCYHQHHHRSFNYRRLRASPSSHVRPRNHTGGPSGLKATRYLYSRPMSKGRGSPVSCSSMGASKSKREPDHLLILVHGIMASPSDWIYGEAVLKKRLGDNFFIYASSSNIYAKTFDGIDVAGRRLAKEVLDLVEKMTGLRKISFIAHSLGGLFARYAISILYSLKAEETGSSTNAMPTTEGSEMSLLTPGLGTIAGLEPINFITLATPHLGVRGKNQLPFLQGLSVLEKLAAPLAPFIVGRTGAQLFLTDGEPSKPPLLLIMTSDQEDKKFMSALAAFKNRSLYANVSYDHMVGWKTSSIRRELDLKKPLHRSVDGYKHIVNVEYCSPVSSDGPHFPSRAARAKEAAQSRPNIENTEEYHKMMEEEMIHGLQRVGWKKVDVNFHASLWPYSAHNNIHVKSEWLHNAGAGVISHVADSVRQTCLHANL, from the exons ATGGCGTACGCCCTTTGCTCTCCCTGCTACCACCAGCATCACCACCGTTCCTTTAACTACCGCCGCCTCCGCGCCTCCCCTTCCAGCCACGTCCGTCCCCGGAACCACACCGGCGGCCCGTCAG gattgaaagcCACAAGGTATCTTTATTCCCGACCAATGTCCAAGGGTAGGGGCAGTCCTGTATCGTGTTCATCCATGGGAGCTTCCAAAAGCAAGCGAGAACCAGATCATCTCCTTATTCTGGTTCACGGTATCATGGCAAG CCCCAGTGACTGGATATACGGTGAAGCAGTGCTGAAAAAACGGCTAGGTGACAATTTTTTCATCTATG CTAGTTCATCAAACATCTACGCCAAAACTTTTGACGGGATCGATGTAGCTGGAAGAAGGTTAGCGAAAGAA GTCTTGGACTTGGTAGAGAAGATGACTGGCTTGAGAAAGATTTCCTTCATAGCACATTCTTTGGGTGGATTGTTTGCTAGATATGCTATTTCTATTCTATATTCACTGAAAGCAGAAGAAACAGGAAGTAGTACTAATGCCATGCCAACAACTGAAGGATCTGAAATGTCACTACTCACTCCAGGATTAGGTACCATTGCTGGGTTGGAGCCAATTAATTTTATTACATTGGCAACCCCACACCTTGGTGTTAGAGGGAAGAATCAG CTTCCATTTCTCCAAGGGCTATCAGTTCTAGAGAAACTTGCTGCACCTTTGGCTCCCTTCATTGTAGGACGCACTGGTGCTCAACTCTTTCTCACTGATGGTGAACCTAGCAAGCCACCTCTTCTTCTAATAATGACATCTGATCAAGAGGACAAAAAGTTTAT GTCTGCGCTAGCAGCTTTCAAGAACCGCAGTTTGTATGCTAATGTTTCATATGACC ACATGGTTGGATGGAAAACATCTTCAATAAGGAGAGAATTGGACCTTAAAAAG CCCTTGCATCGTTCGGTTGATGGCTACAAGCACATTGTCAATGTGGAATACTGTTCGCCTGTATCATCAGACGGTCCCCATTTTCCTTCACGAGCTGCCAGAGCTAAAGAAGCTGCACAAAGTAGACCAAATATCGAAAATACCGAGGAATATCACAAAATGATGGAAG AGGAGATGATCCATGGCTTGCAGAGAGTGGGTTGGAAGAAAGTAGATGTCAACTTCCATGCATCCCTGTGGCCTTACTCTGCTCACAACAACATACAT GTTAAGAGTGAGTGGCTTCACAACGCGGGTGCAGGTGTTATCTCCCACGTCGCGGACAGCGTAAGACAAACATGTTTGCATGCCAACCTGTGA
- the LOC127311226 gene encoding putative lipase YDR444W isoform X2: protein MAYALCSPCYHQHHHRSFNYRRLRASPSSHVRPRNHTGGPSGLKATRYLYSRPMSKGRGSPVSCSSMGASKSKREPDHLLILVHGIMASPSDWIYGEAVLKKRLASSSNIYAKTFDGIDVAGRRLAKEVLDLVEKMTGLRKISFIAHSLGGLFARYAISILYSLKAEETGSSTNAMPTTEGSEMSLLTPGLGTIAGLEPINFITLATPHLGVRGKNQLPFLQGLSVLEKLAAPLAPFIVGRTGAQLFLTDGEPSKPPLLLIMTSDQEDKKFMSALAAFKNRSLYANVSYDHMVGWKTSSIRRELDLKKPLHRSVDGYKHIVNVEYCSPVSSDGPHFPSRAARAKEAAQSRPNIENTEEYHKMMEEEMIHGLQRVGWKKVDVNFHASLWPYSAHNNIHVKSEWLHNAGAGVISHVADSVRQTCLHANL from the exons ATGGCGTACGCCCTTTGCTCTCCCTGCTACCACCAGCATCACCACCGTTCCTTTAACTACCGCCGCCTCCGCGCCTCCCCTTCCAGCCACGTCCGTCCCCGGAACCACACCGGCGGCCCGTCAG gattgaaagcCACAAGGTATCTTTATTCCCGACCAATGTCCAAGGGTAGGGGCAGTCCTGTATCGTGTTCATCCATGGGAGCTTCCAAAAGCAAGCGAGAACCAGATCATCTCCTTATTCTGGTTCACGGTATCATGGCAAG CCCCAGTGACTGGATATACGGTGAAGCAGTGCTGAAAAAACGGCTAG CTAGTTCATCAAACATCTACGCCAAAACTTTTGACGGGATCGATGTAGCTGGAAGAAGGTTAGCGAAAGAA GTCTTGGACTTGGTAGAGAAGATGACTGGCTTGAGAAAGATTTCCTTCATAGCACATTCTTTGGGTGGATTGTTTGCTAGATATGCTATTTCTATTCTATATTCACTGAAAGCAGAAGAAACAGGAAGTAGTACTAATGCCATGCCAACAACTGAAGGATCTGAAATGTCACTACTCACTCCAGGATTAGGTACCATTGCTGGGTTGGAGCCAATTAATTTTATTACATTGGCAACCCCACACCTTGGTGTTAGAGGGAAGAATCAG CTTCCATTTCTCCAAGGGCTATCAGTTCTAGAGAAACTTGCTGCACCTTTGGCTCCCTTCATTGTAGGACGCACTGGTGCTCAACTCTTTCTCACTGATGGTGAACCTAGCAAGCCACCTCTTCTTCTAATAATGACATCTGATCAAGAGGACAAAAAGTTTAT GTCTGCGCTAGCAGCTTTCAAGAACCGCAGTTTGTATGCTAATGTTTCATATGACC ACATGGTTGGATGGAAAACATCTTCAATAAGGAGAGAATTGGACCTTAAAAAG CCCTTGCATCGTTCGGTTGATGGCTACAAGCACATTGTCAATGTGGAATACTGTTCGCCTGTATCATCAGACGGTCCCCATTTTCCTTCACGAGCTGCCAGAGCTAAAGAAGCTGCACAAAGTAGACCAAATATCGAAAATACCGAGGAATATCACAAAATGATGGAAG AGGAGATGATCCATGGCTTGCAGAGAGTGGGTTGGAAGAAAGTAGATGTCAACTTCCATGCATCCCTGTGGCCTTACTCTGCTCACAACAACATACAT GTTAAGAGTGAGTGGCTTCACAACGCGGGTGCAGGTGTTATCTCCCACGTCGCGGACAGCGTAAGACAAACATGTTTGCATGCCAACCTGTGA
- the LOC127311228 gene encoding mitogen-activated protein kinase 1 — protein sequence MDGGALPPDAEMAEAGAGAAAAAGQGAPPMDNIQATLSHGGRFIQYNIFGNVFEVTVKYKPPILPIGKGAYGIVCSALNSDTGEQVAIKKIANAFDNKIDAKRTLREIKLLRHMDHENIVAIRDIIPPAQRSSFNDVYIAYELMDTDLHQIIRSNQGLSEEHCQYFLYQILRGLKYIHSANVLHRDLKPSNLLLNANCDLKICDFGLARTTSETDFMTEYVVTRWYRAPELLLNSSEYTAAIDVWSVGCIFMELMDRKPLFPGRDHVHQLRLLMELIGTPNEADLDFVNENARRYIRQLPRHASQSLSEKFPHVHPSAIDLVEKMLTFDPRQRITVEGALAHPYLASLHDISDEPVCTAPFSFDFEQHALSEEQMKDLIQQEALAFNPDYQ from the exons ATGGACGGCGGGGCGCTGCCGCCGGACGCGGAGATGGCGGAGGCCGGGgcgggcgccgccgccgcggccggcCAAGGGGCGCCGCCGATGGACAACATCCAGGCCACGCTCAGCCACGGCGGCAGGTTCATCCAGTACAACATCTTCGGAAACGTCTTCGAGGTCACCGTCAAGTACAAGCCGCCCATCCTCCCCATCGGCAAGGGCGCCTACGGCATCGTCTG CTCCGCGCTCAACTCCGACACCGGGGAGCAGGTGGCCATCAAGAAGATCGCAAACGCCTTCGACAACAAGATCGACGCCAAGCGCACGCTGCGGGAGATCAAGCTGCTACGCCACATGGACCACGAGAAT ATTGTTGCAATAAGGGATATTATACCTCCTGCACAGAGGAGTTCATTCAATGATGTCTATATAGCATATGAATTGATGGACACCGATCTCCATCAGATTATTCGCTCAAATCAAGGTTTATCGGAGGAACATTGCCAg TATTTCCTTTATCAAATTCTCCGTGGCTTGAAGTATATACATTCAGCAAATGTTCTCCACCGAGACTTGAAGCCTAGCAATCTTCTTCTGAATGCAAACTGTGACCTAAAAATTTGTGATTTTGGGCTTGCTCGTACCACCTCAGAAACTGATTTTATGACTGAGTATGTGGTGACAAGATGGTACAGGGCACCTGAGCTTTTGTTGAACTCCTCTGAATACACTGCAGCAATTGATGTGTGGTCCGTGGGTTGTATTTTTATGGAACTGATGGACCGGAAACCTTTGTTTCCGGGAAGAGACCATGTCCATCAGCTACGTCTTCTAATGGAG CTCATCGGGACACCTAATGAGGCTGATCTGGATTTTGTAAATGAAAATGCAAGAAGATATATCCGCCAACTTCCCCGCCATGCTAGTCAATCACTTTCAGAAAAGTTTCCGCATGTTCACCCTTCAGCAATTGACTTGGTTGAGAAgatgctgacgttcgatcctagACAGAGAATAACAG TTGAAGGTGCCCTTGCACATCCGTACTTAGCATCACTGCACGACATAAGTGATGAGCCGGTCTGCACAGCGCCCTTCAGCTTTGACTTTGAGCAGCATGCATTGTCAGAAGAACAAATGAAGGATCTAATCCAGCAAGAGGCTCTTGCATTCAACCCTGATTACCAGTAG